One segment of Alistipes finegoldii DSM 17242 DNA contains the following:
- a CDS encoding efflux RND transporter permease subunit codes for MNISELSIRRPVLSTVLTIIILLFGFIGYSYLGVREFPSVDNPIISVTCSYPGANADVIENQITEPLEQNINGIPGIRSMSSVSSQGQSRITVEFELSVDLETAANDVRDKVSRAQRYLPRDCDPPTVTKADADATPILMVTIQSDKRSLLELSEIADLTVKEQLQTISDVSGVQIWGEKRYSMRLWLDPAKMAGYGITPADVKSALDRENVELPSGSIEGNTTELTIRTLGLMHTSQEFNDLVVREDADRIIRLSDVGRAELGPQDTRSYMKMNGIPMVGIVVVPQPGANHIEIADEVYRRMESMKKDLPEDVVTDYGFDNTRFIRASIDEVKQTVYEAFLLVIIIIFLFLRNWRVTLIPCIVIPVSLIGTFFLMYVAGFSINVLSMLAVVLSVGLVVDDAIVMTENIYIRIERGMSPKEAGIEGAKEIFFAVISTSITLIAVFFPIVFMEGMTGRLFREFSLVISGAVVISTFAALTITPMLATKLLVRQEKQSWFYNKTEPFFVWLNNFYSRTLAGFLRRRWIALPLVALMIGLIGWLWGSIPAEMAPLEDRSQITINTRGSEGATYEYLRDYTEGINRLVDSLVPEARAVTARVSSGRGNVQIALKDIATRERTQMEIAEEVSAAVRTRTKARAFVQQQSTFGGRRGSMPVQYVLQATNIERLQEVLPEFMRKVYESPVFQMADVDLKFSKPEARIAINRDKANLLGVSTRNIAQTLQYGLSGQRLGYFYMNGKQYEILAEINRQQRNKPADLKSIYVRSDKGEMIQLDNLITLEENVAPPQLYHYNRFLSATVSAGLAKGKTIGQGLDEMDRIAEQTLGDDFRTALAGDSKEFRESSSSLIFAFLLAIVLIYLILAAQFESFKDPLVIMLTVPLAIAGALVFMAANGQTMNIFSQIGIIMLIGLVAKNGILIVEFANQKQDAGLNKREAIEQASLQRLRPILMTSASTILGLLPLTMASGEGAQGRIAMGVAVVGGMVVSTLLTLYIVPAIYSYVSTDRIRKTKKNAK; via the coding sequence ATGAATATTTCCGAACTCAGCATCCGGCGTCCCGTATTGTCCACGGTACTGACGATCATCATCCTGCTATTCGGCTTTATCGGATACAGCTATCTGGGCGTGCGGGAGTTTCCGAGCGTGGACAATCCGATCATCTCGGTGACGTGCTCCTATCCGGGCGCCAACGCCGATGTGATCGAGAACCAGATCACCGAACCCCTCGAACAGAATATCAACGGCATTCCCGGCATCCGGTCGATGTCGAGCGTCAGCAGTCAGGGCCAGAGCCGCATCACGGTCGAATTCGAACTTTCGGTAGACCTCGAAACGGCTGCCAACGACGTGCGCGACAAGGTGTCGCGCGCGCAGCGTTACCTGCCCCGCGACTGCGACCCGCCGACGGTGACCAAGGCCGACGCCGACGCTACGCCGATCCTGATGGTGACTATTCAGAGCGACAAGCGTTCGCTGCTGGAGCTGAGCGAGATCGCCGACCTGACGGTCAAGGAGCAGTTGCAGACGATCAGCGACGTGAGCGGCGTGCAGATATGGGGCGAGAAGCGTTATTCGATGCGACTGTGGCTCGATCCGGCCAAGATGGCCGGATACGGCATCACGCCGGCGGACGTCAAGAGCGCGCTCGACCGGGAGAACGTCGAGCTGCCGTCGGGAAGCATCGAGGGCAACACCACCGAGCTGACCATCCGCACGCTGGGACTGATGCACACCTCGCAGGAGTTCAACGATCTGGTGGTGCGCGAGGACGCCGACCGCATCATCCGTCTGAGCGACGTGGGCCGCGCGGAGCTGGGACCGCAGGATACGCGCAGCTATATGAAGATGAACGGCATTCCGATGGTCGGCATCGTGGTGGTGCCGCAGCCGGGAGCCAACCACATTGAGATCGCGGACGAGGTCTACAGACGCATGGAGTCGATGAAAAAGGACCTGCCGGAAGATGTGGTGACCGATTACGGATTCGACAATACGCGCTTCATACGCGCTTCGATCGACGAGGTGAAACAGACCGTCTACGAGGCGTTCCTGCTGGTGATCATCATTATTTTCCTGTTCCTGCGCAACTGGCGCGTGACGCTGATCCCGTGTATCGTGATTCCGGTGTCGCTGATCGGCACCTTCTTCCTGATGTATGTGGCCGGATTCTCGATCAACGTGCTGTCGATGCTGGCCGTGGTGCTCTCGGTGGGACTGGTGGTGGACGACGCCATCGTGATGACCGAGAACATCTACATCCGCATCGAGCGCGGCATGTCGCCCAAGGAAGCGGGTATCGAGGGGGCGAAGGAGATCTTCTTCGCGGTCATTTCGACCTCCATCACGCTGATCGCGGTCTTCTTCCCGATCGTCTTCATGGAGGGCATGACCGGGCGTCTGTTCCGCGAGTTCAGTCTGGTGATTTCGGGCGCCGTGGTCATCTCGACCTTCGCGGCGCTGACCATCACTCCGATGCTGGCTACCAAACTGCTCGTGCGGCAGGAGAAGCAGAGCTGGTTCTACAACAAGACCGAGCCGTTTTTCGTCTGGCTCAATAATTTCTACAGCCGCACGCTGGCCGGGTTCCTGCGGCGGCGCTGGATAGCCCTGCCGCTCGTGGCGCTGATGATCGGCCTGATCGGGTGGCTGTGGGGGAGCATCCCGGCCGAGATGGCGCCGCTGGAGGACCGTTCGCAGATTACGATCAACACCCGCGGATCGGAGGGCGCGACCTACGAATACCTGCGCGACTATACCGAGGGCATCAACCGGCTCGTCGATTCGCTCGTGCCCGAAGCCCGTGCCGTGACGGCGCGCGTCTCCAGCGGCCGCGGCAACGTGCAGATCGCCCTGAAGGACATCGCGACCCGCGAGCGTACGCAGATGGAGATCGCCGAGGAGGTGTCGGCCGCCGTGCGCACGAGGACCAAGGCGCGCGCGTTCGTGCAGCAGCAGAGCACCTTCGGCGGACGGCGCGGCAGCATGCCGGTGCAGTACGTGCTGCAGGCGACCAATATCGAACGGCTGCAGGAGGTGCTGCCGGAATTCATGCGGAAAGTCTACGAAAGCCCCGTATTCCAGATGGCCGACGTGGACCTGAAATTCAGCAAGCCCGAAGCCCGCATCGCGATCAACCGCGACAAGGCCAACCTGCTGGGCGTCAGCACGCGCAATATCGCGCAGACGCTCCAGTACGGACTCAGCGGCCAGCGTCTGGGCTACTTCTACATGAACGGCAAGCAGTACGAGATACTGGCCGAGATCAACCGCCAGCAGCGCAACAAGCCCGCCGACCTGAAGTCGATCTATGTGCGCAGCGACAAGGGCGAGATGATCCAGCTCGACAACCTCATCACGCTCGAAGAGAACGTCGCGCCGCCCCAGCTCTATCACTACAACCGTTTTCTGTCGGCTACGGTTTCGGCCGGACTGGCGAAGGGGAAGACCATCGGGCAGGGGCTTGACGAAATGGACCGTATCGCCGAGCAGACGCTCGGCGACGACTTCCGTACGGCGCTGGCCGGCGATTCGAAGGAGTTCCGCGAGAGTTCTTCGAGCCTGATATTCGCCTTCCTGCTGGCTATCGTGCTGATATATCTGATTCTGGCGGCGCAGTTCGAGAGTTTCAAGGACCCGCTGGTCATCATGCTGACCGTGCCGCTGGCCATTGCCGGCGCGCTGGTGTTCATGGCGGCCAACGGGCAGACGATGAACATATTCAGCCAGATCGGCATCATCATGCTGATCGGTCTGGTCGCCAAGAACGGTATCCTGATCGTCGAATTCGCCAACCAGAAGCAGGATGCGGGGCTGAACAAGCGGGAGGCCATCGAGCAGGCTTCGCTGCAGCGCCTGCGCCCGATTCTGATGACCAGCGCTTCGACCATTCTGGGCCTGCTGCCGCTGACGATGGCTTCGGGCGAGGGGGCGCAGGGACGTATCGCCATGGGTGTCGCCGTGGTGGGCGGCATGGTGGTTTCGACGCTGCTGACCCTTTATATCGTGCCGGCGATTTACAGTTACGTATCGACCGACCGGATCCGAAAAACGAAAAAGAACGCGAAATGA
- a CDS encoding efflux RND transporter periplasmic adaptor subunit has protein sequence MNKRKKWIVTAVILVVFCAVLGVYRHFGPGSSASDADPAAVSAPRKKSVLNVNGLVVRPQSLADGITMVGNLLPDEEVDLSFETSGKIVEINFKEGSIVRKGELLAKVNDKPLLAQLSRYEAQLKLAEDRVYRQSALLEKDAVSQEAYEQASTELAMLNADIDIVKANIALTELRAPFDGIIGLRNVSEGAYASPSVVVAKLTKISPLKIDLFVPERYASQIRPGTPLSFTVEGRNETFRAEVYAQESKVDIATRTLAVRALYPNTRGTLLPGRFVTVKIRLHDIPDAIAVPTEAIVPEMGVDKVYLYKGGKAQAVEVKTGLRTESSIQIIEGLNVGDTLITSGTLQLRTDLPVKLDVVE, from the coding sequence ATGAATAAAAGAAAGAAATGGATCGTTACGGCCGTTATCCTCGTCGTATTTTGTGCCGTGCTGGGCGTTTACAGACACTTCGGCCCCGGCTCCTCCGCTTCGGACGCCGATCCGGCCGCGGTGAGCGCGCCCCGGAAGAAGAGCGTCCTGAACGTGAACGGACTCGTCGTGCGTCCGCAGTCCCTCGCCGACGGCATTACGATGGTCGGCAACCTGCTGCCGGACGAAGAGGTGGACCTCTCGTTCGAGACTTCAGGCAAGATCGTCGAGATCAATTTCAAGGAAGGGTCGATCGTCCGCAAGGGCGAACTGCTGGCCAAGGTCAACGACAAACCGCTGCTGGCGCAGCTGTCGCGCTACGAAGCGCAGCTCAAGCTGGCCGAGGACCGGGTTTACCGCCAGAGCGCGCTGCTCGAAAAGGACGCCGTCAGTCAGGAGGCCTATGAGCAGGCCAGTACGGAGCTGGCGATGCTCAACGCCGATATCGACATCGTCAAGGCCAATATCGCGCTGACGGAGCTGCGTGCGCCGTTCGACGGAATTATCGGTCTGCGAAACGTCAGCGAGGGCGCCTACGCCTCGCCCAGCGTGGTGGTGGCCAAGCTGACGAAGATTTCGCCGCTCAAGATCGACCTCTTCGTGCCGGAGCGTTATGCCAGCCAGATCAGGCCGGGAACGCCGCTTTCGTTTACGGTCGAAGGCCGGAACGAGACCTTCCGGGCGGAGGTCTACGCGCAGGAATCGAAGGTGGATATCGCCACGCGCACGCTGGCCGTGCGGGCGCTCTATCCCAATACGCGGGGAACGCTGCTGCCGGGACGTTTCGTGACCGTTAAAATCCGCCTGCACGACATTCCCGACGCCATAGCCGTGCCGACCGAAGCCATCGTGCCGGAGATGGGCGTGGACAAGGTATATCTCTACAAAGGCGGAAAGGCGCAGGCCGTCGAGGTGAAGACCGGCCTGCGGACCGAGTCCAGCATTCAGATTATCGAGGGGCTGAACGTGGGCGACACGCTGATTACCTCCGGCACGCTGCAGCTGCGGACCGATCTGCCCGTCAAACTCGACGTCGTCGAATAA
- a CDS encoding RNA polymerase sigma-70 factor, protein MDKQPDELILQSLRQGSYDAFDALYMRYAPHVEAFAFCMLKNRSEAEDLAHDIFLKIWETRESIGRIKSFRSYLFRMTKNAVFDIFEHKSVQTRYEQRLLHVEDLLTDDISTKVATEDLLMIIDMAVEQMPEQRQRVFRLSRYEGLSHQQIAQKLGVTPKTVEYHIRTALAELKKIIGVIAFFF, encoded by the coding sequence ATGGACAAGCAACCGGACGAATTGATCTTGCAGAGCCTCCGGCAGGGCAGTTACGATGCATTCGATGCGTTGTACATGCGTTACGCCCCGCATGTGGAGGCGTTTGCCTTCTGCATGCTGAAAAACCGGAGCGAAGCCGAGGATCTGGCGCACGATATCTTTCTGAAAATCTGGGAAACCCGCGAGTCGATCGGCCGCATCAAATCGTTCCGCAGCTATCTGTTCCGGATGACCAAGAACGCCGTTTTCGACATCTTCGAACACAAGAGCGTGCAAACCCGTTACGAACAGCGGCTCCTGCACGTCGAGGACCTTCTGACGGACGACATTTCGACGAAGGTCGCCACCGAGGACCTGCTGATGATTATCGACATGGCCGTGGAGCAGATGCCTGAGCAGCGGCAGCGGGTCTTCCGCCTGAGCCGCTACGAAGGGCTTTCCCATCAGCAAATCGCACAAAAACTGGGCGTAACCCCCAAAACCGTCGAGTATCACATCCGCACGGCGCTCGCCGAACTGAAAAAAATCATCGGCGTCATCGCCTTCTTCTTCTGA
- a CDS encoding FecR family protein, which translates to MIKKIIHTFLHNPMPEQVQQQFRTWCLNKERAGEKTDALWKEWERLDPASVLPADEKAYRRKLDRLHREMTPPAAPKRGLFSITRRTAAAAAAIVLLAMSVEFFVVKRLSADTTTWLVTAENSKGRFTLPDGSVVWLNADSRLAYSDRFTASGSRAVRLEGEAFFDVKRDTLRPFEVEMGKLRVKVLGTRFTASHMPAFNTEEVTLLSGKVEVSGYRADQSVVLTPDQSCSYDAGSGAVAVRNVAASNYCSWTGNSIIFDNMTLADIAVNLEHWYNIRFRIDERIDTSIRISFTLRPETLEETLKIIETLTHLRCRQIDKHYVIIHK; encoded by the coding sequence ATGATAAAAAAGATAATACACACGTTCCTGCACAATCCGATGCCGGAACAGGTACAGCAGCAGTTTCGGACATGGTGCCTGAACAAGGAGCGCGCGGGCGAAAAGACCGACGCCTTATGGAAGGAATGGGAGCGGCTCGACCCGGCGTCCGTCCTTCCGGCGGACGAAAAGGCCTACCGCCGCAAGCTCGACCGGCTGCACCGCGAAATGACGCCTCCGGCCGCCCCGAAACGGGGGCTGTTCAGCATCACCCGCCGCACGGCCGCCGCTGCGGCCGCAATCGTCCTGCTGGCGATGTCCGTCGAATTCTTCGTCGTGAAACGTCTCTCGGCCGACACCACGACATGGCTGGTGACCGCCGAAAACAGCAAAGGCCGCTTCACGCTGCCCGACGGCTCGGTGGTATGGCTCAACGCCGACTCCCGGCTGGCCTACTCCGACCGCTTCACGGCTTCGGGCAGCCGCGCGGTCCGGCTCGAAGGCGAAGCCTTCTTCGACGTGAAACGCGACACGCTGCGCCCCTTCGAGGTGGAGATGGGCAAACTCCGGGTCAAGGTTCTCGGCACGCGCTTCACGGCCAGCCATATGCCGGCGTTCAACACGGAGGAGGTGACGCTCCTTTCGGGCAAAGTCGAGGTGTCGGGCTACCGCGCCGACCAGTCGGTCGTCCTCACCCCGGACCAGAGCTGCTCCTACGACGCCGGTTCGGGCGCGGTCGCCGTGCGCAACGTCGCGGCCAGCAACTATTGCAGCTGGACGGGCAACTCGATCATCTTCGACAACATGACGCTGGCCGACATCGCCGTCAATCTGGAGCACTGGTACAACATCCGCTTCCGGATCGACGAACGCATCGACACCTCCATACGCATTTCGTTCACCCTGCGGCCCGAAACCCTCGAAGAGACGCTCAAGATCATCGAAACGCTGACGCACCTCCGCTGCCGCCAGATAGACAAACACTACGTAATAATACACAAATAA
- a CDS encoding TonB-dependent receptor, which translates to MKKDERLNFSDRTPSVRRLVVSLVLMLLAALPAAAQNKKITVDLDNVPVREFIKTVESQSGYTFAYNNSEIDLTRRVSVKAADENVVDVVIRALSAQNLTARMEGSRIVVSRKPAAARVQTAQPVRGGVVTGTVKTISGEPVIGASVIVLETNRGNVTGLEGDFSVEATPGQTLSVSFLGYNTQQIKVGSQTSFDITLTEDSKQISEVLVVGYTPMRKSDFTGSIASVKASELSATTPTVGQSLVGKVAGVEVHQTSGAPGDGVTIRVRGVNSLSASSAPLYVIDGYPASEDVFINPNDIESIDILKDAASAAIYGSRGASGVVLITTKRGKDGEAAKVSYDFSYGIQQLDHKVDLLNSTQFRDLLIDARNNSYRLRATAAGVSWSPYDDNTIRAAKGFSLAEVGIHPMFYDFTTRTPVTPQYDTDWQDELFSNAGIMRHNVSVIGGTKAIKYMASVGYMDQDGIIAPSNHNRINARINLDAQITKRLTASISYSMYDAKNTVVQAEGRMINDGVIQSALMYLPNLPAYEENGDYARSAMIRMKTDWGMNFPENPLAIANELDINEKMSRHNLNLNLVYEFLPDLKLSARLGQQWYNYRYFYYRPMSIGRDAAPAYSEELRSSNIARTTSTYDVDRLGEFTLSYKKKIGRHHIDALAGYTLQKKTYDRLGVEATGFADDRIHEVTGHGSNASDISLYSTRKAAWAMMSFLTRVNYSFDDRYTLTGSFRADGSSRFGIDSRWGYFPSVSAGWTLSNEPFLKDALKDVASIRLRASWGKSGNNDIGNYASLAGISSGSYAFGQTPVSTTYEGSFTDAALGWETTRQTNVGIDLGFFNGRLNVIGNWYNSISTDILYKYPISSISGATSTTTNMSGAKIRNRGFDVQLDARLLTGKVNWNFSTNISVNRNKVVSMGGLDDIISTTERSVGSHITKEGKPIGSFYGYQAVGIMSKADYANALLDRDVYIKNGNKFPEGYQLKGPAVASYALDNLSYGNAIWKDANGDGVITTDDKTIIGDAYPDFTGGFSTSLSWNGLDFSASFAYSYGGEVINFQDYYLYNMEGSGNQYSIVADRYISDAQPGRNNVPIASRISTTNTSLKLSSYYVEDASFFRCANITLGYTLPKRWTSKLHITSCRVYVSGDNLFTITPYRGYNPEVSYKSSNMMPGFDWGCYPLSRIYSVGLNLTF; encoded by the coding sequence ATGAAAAAAGATGAACGCCTGAATTTTTCCGACCGGACACCCTCCGTGCGGAGACTTGTCGTGTCGCTTGTCCTGATGCTGCTGGCCGCCCTGCCGGCAGCGGCGCAGAACAAGAAAATCACCGTCGATCTGGACAACGTCCCGGTCCGGGAATTTATCAAAACCGTGGAATCGCAGAGCGGTTATACATTCGCGTATAACAACTCCGAAATCGACCTCACGCGCCGCGTGAGCGTCAAGGCGGCCGACGAAAACGTCGTAGACGTCGTCATCCGCGCGCTCAGCGCCCAGAACCTGACCGCCCGCATGGAGGGCAGCCGCATCGTCGTCAGCCGCAAACCGGCCGCCGCACGCGTACAGACGGCGCAACCCGTAAGGGGGGGGGTAGTGACCGGAACGGTCAAAACGATTTCGGGCGAGCCCGTCATCGGCGCCAGCGTAATCGTCTTGGAGACCAACCGGGGCAACGTCACCGGTCTTGAGGGCGACTTCTCGGTCGAGGCCACGCCGGGCCAGACGCTCTCCGTCTCCTTCCTCGGCTACAACACGCAGCAGATAAAGGTCGGCAGCCAGACGTCGTTCGACATCACGCTGACCGAGGACAGCAAGCAGATCTCCGAAGTGCTGGTCGTCGGCTACACTCCGATGCGCAAGAGCGACTTTACGGGATCGATCGCCAGCGTCAAAGCCAGCGAACTCTCCGCCACCACGCCCACCGTGGGCCAGTCGTTAGTCGGTAAGGTCGCCGGCGTCGAAGTCCACCAGACCAGCGGTGCGCCGGGCGACGGCGTAACCATCCGTGTGCGCGGCGTCAATTCGCTCTCGGCGAGCAGCGCGCCCCTTTACGTCATCGACGGCTATCCCGCTTCGGAGGACGTATTCATCAACCCCAACGACATCGAAAGCATCGACATCCTGAAGGACGCCGCTTCGGCCGCCATCTACGGTTCGCGCGGTGCGTCGGGCGTCGTGCTCATCACCACCAAGCGCGGCAAGGACGGCGAAGCCGCCAAAGTCAGCTACGACTTCTCGTACGGCATCCAGCAGCTCGACCACAAGGTGGACCTGCTGAACTCGACGCAGTTCCGCGACCTGCTGATCGACGCCCGCAACAACTCCTACCGCCTGCGCGCCACGGCCGCCGGCGTGTCGTGGAGTCCCTACGACGACAACACGATCCGCGCCGCCAAAGGCTTCTCGCTGGCCGAAGTGGGCATCCACCCGATGTTCTACGACTTCACGACCCGCACCCCCGTAACGCCGCAGTACGACACCGACTGGCAGGACGAACTCTTCTCCAACGCCGGCATCATGCGCCACAACGTATCGGTCATCGGCGGCACGAAGGCCATCAAGTACATGGCCAGCGTCGGTTACATGGATCAGGACGGTATCATCGCACCGTCGAACCACAACCGCATCAACGCCCGCATCAACCTCGACGCCCAGATCACCAAGCGCCTGACGGCGAGCATCAGCTACTCGATGTACGACGCCAAGAACACCGTCGTACAGGCCGAGGGCCGCATGATCAACGACGGCGTGATCCAGAGCGCGCTGATGTACCTGCCCAACCTGCCGGCCTACGAGGAAAACGGCGATTACGCCCGCAGCGCCATGATCCGCATGAAGACGGACTGGGGCATGAACTTCCCCGAAAACCCGCTGGCGATCGCCAACGAGCTGGACATCAACGAGAAGATGTCGCGCCACAACCTCAATCTCAATCTGGTTTACGAGTTTCTCCCCGACCTCAAGCTCTCGGCCCGGCTCGGCCAGCAGTGGTACAACTACCGCTATTTCTATTACCGCCCGATGAGCATCGGCCGCGATGCCGCCCCCGCCTACAGCGAGGAGCTGCGCTCGTCGAACATCGCCCGCACGACCTCGACCTACGACGTGGACCGTCTGGGCGAGTTCACGCTCAGCTATAAGAAGAAGATCGGCCGCCACCACATCGACGCGCTGGCCGGCTACACCCTCCAGAAGAAGACCTACGACCGTCTGGGCGTCGAAGCCACGGGCTTCGCCGACGACCGCATCCACGAGGTTACGGGCCACGGCTCGAACGCCTCGGACATTTCGCTCTACAGCACCCGCAAGGCCGCATGGGCCATGATGTCGTTCCTGACCCGCGTCAACTACTCGTTCGACGACCGCTACACGCTGACCGGCTCGTTCCGCGCCGACGGTTCCTCGCGTTTCGGCATCGACAGCCGCTGGGGTTACTTCCCCTCGGTATCGGCCGGCTGGACGCTCTCGAACGAACCCTTCCTCAAGGATGCGCTCAAGGACGTGGCTTCGATCCGTCTGCGCGCCAGCTGGGGTAAGAGCGGCAACAACGACATCGGCAACTACGCCAGCCTCGCCGGCATCTCGTCGGGCAGCTACGCCTTCGGCCAGACTCCCGTATCGACGACTTACGAAGGCTCCTTCACCGACGCCGCGCTGGGCTGGGAAACCACCCGCCAGACTAACGTCGGTATAGATCTGGGCTTCTTCAACGGCCGCCTGAACGTGATCGGCAACTGGTACAACTCCATTTCGACGGACATCCTCTACAAATACCCGATCTCCTCGATCTCAGGCGCGACCTCGACGACGACCAACATGAGCGGCGCCAAGATCCGCAACCGCGGTTTCGACGTCCAGCTCGACGCACGCCTCTTGACAGGCAAGGTAAACTGGAACTTCAGCACCAACATTTCGGTCAACCGCAACAAGGTCGTCAGCATGGGCGGTCTGGACGACATCATCTCCACCACCGAACGCTCCGTAGGCTCCCACATCACCAAAGAGGGCAAGCCCATCGGCTCGTTCTACGGCTATCAGGCCGTAGGCATCATGTCGAAGGCCGACTATGCCAACGCCCTGCTCGACCGCGACGTCTACATCAAGAACGGCAACAAATTCCCTGAAGGCTACCAGCTCAAGGGTCCGGCCGTGGCTTCGTACGCCCTCGACAACCTCTCCTACGGCAATGCCATCTGGAAGGACGCCAACGGCGACGGCGTCATCACCACCGACGACAAGACGATCATCGGCGACGCCTACCCCGACTTCACGGGCGGCTTCTCGACCAGCCTGTCGTGGAACGGACTCGATTTCAGCGCCAGCTTCGCCTATTCGTACGGCGGCGAGGTCATCAACTTCCAAGACTACTACCTCTACAACATGGAGGGATCGGGCAACCAGTATTCGATCGTCGCCGACCGCTACATCTCGGACGCACAGCCGGGCCGCAACAACGTGCCCATCGCGTCGCGCATCTCGACGACCAACACCTCGCTCAAACTCTCTTCGTATTACGTGGAGGACGCTTCGTTCTTCCGCTGCGCGAACATCACGCTCGGCTACACGCTGCCCAAACGCTGGACCAGCAAGCTGCACATCACCTCGTGCCGCGTCTACGTCAGCGGCGACAACCTCTTCACCATTACCCCCTACCGCGGTTACAACCCTGAGGTGTCGTATAAAAGCAGCAACATGATGCCGGGCTTCGACTGGGGATGCTACCCCCTCTCGCGCATCTATTCGGTCGGTTTAAACTTAACTTTCTAA
- a CDS encoding RagB/SusD family nutrient uptake outer membrane protein, whose protein sequence is MKIKHMFILLAASVSTASCGFLDEYDPNATTVGNFYKSEADIVTSLNGVYASLTQSYYYTNNHYFTDVRSHDTAVTDSGANSGIPYQFYNYTLTEENSYVYNRYTQLFKTISRANTLLAHLDDVSYSNGDARNTYEAEIRFLRALTYFHLVTEWGDVPLILTELKTKDEVQANNYRRPKSEVYKAVFADLDYVLGSPLADMQPASECGRASKAAAWTLYGKAKLQYACDEDFASEKSASLTSAIEKLTAAWNLRSFGELSDIPYNAIWDLSTQKSCAENIFQINYIQNNADLGSTWNYLFGPSKTGITSNKVGLMQNMTTKSVYDAFAKEDVRKNYLRETTVAGVTYYHTMKYADLECGANGYGGNNWIVMRYADVALMLAEAYYWQGTEPTAKSFLNMVRKRAGLGDWSGTDLRQGIYDERRNEFIQEGLRWQDLLRMYSKQEMIEHFNAINPNFGLKDLLLPIPYNERILNTEGLYQNPGYGVK, encoded by the coding sequence ATGAAGATCAAACATATGTTCATCCTGCTCGCCGCCTCGGTCTCGACGGCGTCCTGCGGATTCCTCGACGAATACGACCCCAACGCCACGACGGTCGGCAACTTCTACAAGTCCGAAGCCGACATCGTCACCTCGCTCAACGGCGTCTATGCGTCGCTCACGCAGAGCTACTACTACACGAACAACCACTACTTCACCGACGTCCGCTCGCATGACACGGCCGTGACGGACAGCGGCGCCAACAGCGGCATTCCCTACCAATTCTACAACTATACGCTTACCGAGGAGAACTCCTACGTATACAACCGCTACACGCAGCTCTTCAAGACCATTTCGCGGGCCAACACGCTGCTCGCGCATCTGGACGACGTGAGCTATTCCAACGGCGACGCGCGCAACACCTACGAAGCCGAAATCCGCTTCCTGCGCGCGCTGACCTATTTCCATCTGGTGACCGAGTGGGGCGACGTGCCCCTGATCCTGACCGAACTCAAGACCAAGGACGAGGTGCAGGCCAACAACTACCGCCGTCCGAAGAGCGAGGTCTACAAGGCGGTCTTCGCCGACCTCGACTACGTACTCGGCAGCCCGCTGGCCGACATGCAGCCCGCATCGGAGTGCGGCCGTGCAAGCAAGGCTGCCGCATGGACGCTCTACGGCAAGGCCAAACTGCAATACGCCTGCGACGAGGATTTCGCCTCCGAGAAGTCGGCGTCGCTCACTTCGGCCATCGAAAAGCTCACCGCCGCATGGAACCTGCGGTCGTTCGGCGAACTGTCCGACATCCCCTACAACGCGATCTGGGACCTCTCCACGCAGAAGTCCTGCGCCGAGAACATTTTCCAGATCAACTACATCCAGAACAACGCCGACCTCGGCTCCACTTGGAACTACCTCTTCGGTCCCAGCAAAACCGGCATCACCTCGAACAAGGTGGGCCTGATGCAAAACATGACCACCAAAAGCGTCTACGACGCCTTCGCCAAGGAGGACGTGCGCAAGAACTACCTGCGCGAGACGACCGTTGCGGGCGTGACCTACTACCACACCATGAAGTACGCCGATCTGGAGTGCGGTGCGAACGGCTACGGCGGCAACAACTGGATCGTCATGCGTTACGCCGACGTGGCGCTGATGCTGGCCGAAGCCTACTACTGGCAGGGCACGGAGCCGACGGCCAAGAGTTTCCTGAACATGGTCCGCAAACGCGCCGGACTGGGCGACTGGTCGGGCACCGACCTGCGTCAGGGCATCTACGACGAGCGCCGCAACGAGTTCATCCAAGAGGGACTCCGCTGGCAGGACCTGCTGCGCATGTACTCCAAGCAGGAGATGATCGAACATTTCAACGCGATCAACCCCAACTTCGGGCTGAAGGACCTGCTGCTTCCGATCCCCTACAACGAACGCATCCTCAACACCGAGGGACTTTACCAGAATCCGGGCTACGGCGTAAAATAA